One stretch of Bos indicus x Bos taurus breed Angus x Brahman F1 hybrid chromosome 22, Bos_hybrid_MaternalHap_v2.0, whole genome shotgun sequence DNA includes these proteins:
- the FAM240A gene encoding protein FAM240A: MNNQYVRREVFCRNTCHELKRFWEREIGKQTYYRESEEHRLGRSALRKLREEWKQKVETKLRLRNNPDETEKQANVGQELH; encoded by the exons ATGAACAATCAGTACGTCCGCCGGGAGGTCTTCTGCCGGAACACCTGTCACGAGCTCAAACGCTTCTGGGAAAGGGAAATTGGCAAACAGACTTACTATCGAGAATCAGAAGAACATCGCCTGGGAAGAAGTGCACTGAGAAA gcTCAGGGAAGAATGGAAGCAGAAAGTGGAAACAAAGCTGAGACTACGCAACAATCCAGATGAGACAGAAAAGCAGGCTAACGTTGGCCAAGAGCTGCACTGA